Proteins found in one Zea mays cultivar B73 chromosome 1, Zm-B73-REFERENCE-NAM-5.0, whole genome shotgun sequence genomic segment:
- the LOC100278949 gene encoding uncharacterized protein isoform X4 has product MDPLPNLPPTRSLQCFEDEQVYSCCEGAYRLNPSGIIAVPVGAVDYYCGGACVVETEDVLNCVASALDGFAFYNGASVEDVRYALRRGCSHTARRGDFNDLEPHLGDYPDIYGDDDEHSFGSKVVAAPLRLLAFLGGAGLFFLGP; this is encoded by the exons ATGGATCCACTGCCGAACTTGCCGCCGACGAGGTCGCTGCAGTGCTTCGAGGACGAACAG GTGTACAGCTGCTGCGAGGGCGCGTACAGGCTAAACCCATCGGGAATCATCGCCGTTCCCGTCGGCGCGGTGGACTACTACTGCGGCGGCGCGTGCGTGGTGGAGACGGAGGACGTGCTCAACTGCGTGGCCAGCGCCCTGGACGGCTTCGCCTTCTACAACGGGGCCTCCGTGGAGGACGTGCGCTACGCACTCAGGCGGGGCTGCAGCCACACCGCCAGAAGAG GCGACTTCAACGATTTGGAGCCGCATCTGGGCGACTACCCTGACATCTATGGCGACGATGATGAACACAGCTTTGGCAGCAAGGTTGTTGCAGCTCCTCTGAGGTTGCTCGCGTTTCTTGGCGGTGCGGGGCTGTTCTTCCTGGGCCCTTGA
- the LOC100278949 gene encoding uncharacterized protein LOC100278949 precursor — protein MGDLSVGHSRRWCGRFAAVLCLCAAFCKPDELPMDPLPNLPPTRSLQCFEDEQVYSCCEGAYRLNPSGIIAVPVGAVDYYCGGACVVETEDVLNCVASALDGFAFYNGASVEDVRYALRRGCSHTARRGDFNDLEPHLGDYPDIYGDDDEHSFGSKVVAAPLRLLAFLGGAGLFFLGP, from the exons ATGGGCGACCTCTCTGTCGGCCACAGCCGCCGCTGGTGCGGCCGTTTCGCGGCCGTCCTTTGCCTGTGCGCGGCCTTCTGCAAGCCAG ATGAACTCCCGATGGATCCACTGCCGAACTTGCCGCCGACGAGGTCGCTGCAGTGCTTCGAGGACGAACAG GTGTACAGCTGCTGCGAGGGCGCGTACAGGCTAAACCCATCGGGAATCATCGCCGTTCCCGTCGGCGCGGTGGACTACTACTGCGGCGGCGCGTGCGTGGTGGAGACGGAGGACGTGCTCAACTGCGTGGCCAGCGCCCTGGACGGCTTCGCCTTCTACAACGGGGCCTCCGTGGAGGACGTGCGCTACGCACTCAGGCGGGGCTGCAGCCACACCGCCAGAAGAG GCGACTTCAACGATTTGGAGCCGCATCTGGGCGACTACCCTGACATCTATGGCGACGATGATGAACACAGCTTTGGCAGCAAGGTTGTTGCAGCTCCTCTGAGGTTGCTCGCGTTTCTTGGCGGTGCGGGGCTGTTCTTCCTGGGCCCTTGA
- the LOC100278949 gene encoding uncharacterized protein isoform X2 has translation MGDLSVGHSRRWCGRFAAVLCLCAAFCKPDELPMDPLPNLPPTRSLQCFEDEQVYSCCEGAYRLNPSGIIAVPVGAVDYYCGGACVVETEDVLNCVASALDGFAFYNGASVEDVRYALRRGCSHTARRAQATSTIWSRIWATTLTSMATMMNTALAARLLQLL, from the exons ATGGGCGACCTCTCTGTCGGCCACAGCCGCCGCTGGTGCGGCCGTTTCGCGGCCGTCCTTTGCCTGTGCGCGGCCTTCTGCAAGCCAG ATGAACTCCCGATGGATCCACTGCCGAACTTGCCGCCGACGAGGTCGCTGCAGTGCTTCGAGGACGAACAG GTGTACAGCTGCTGCGAGGGCGCGTACAGGCTAAACCCATCGGGAATCATCGCCGTTCCCGTCGGCGCGGTGGACTACTACTGCGGCGGCGCGTGCGTGGTGGAGACGGAGGACGTGCTCAACTGCGTGGCCAGCGCCCTGGACGGCTTCGCCTTCTACAACGGGGCCTCCGTGGAGGACGTGCGCTACGCACTCAGGCGGGGCTGCAGCCACACCGCCAGAAGAG CGCAGGCGACTTCAACGATTTGGAGCCGCATCTGGGCGACTACCCTGACATCTATGGCGACGATGATGAACACAGCTTTGGCAGCAAGGTTGTTGCAGCTCCTCTGA
- the LOC100278949 gene encoding uncharacterized protein isoform X1 has product MGDLSVGHSRRWCGRFAAVLCLCAAFCKPDELPMDPLPNLPPTRSLQCFEDEQVYSCCEGAYRLNPSGIIAVPVGAVDYYCGGACVVETEDVLNCVASALDGFAFYNGASVEDVRYALRRGCSHTARRGPQVSRLLAHLSLRTSQARSTTSLRSSAFGTTADKLTGSCSCQRRRLQRFGAASGRLP; this is encoded by the exons ATGGGCGACCTCTCTGTCGGCCACAGCCGCCGCTGGTGCGGCCGTTTCGCGGCCGTCCTTTGCCTGTGCGCGGCCTTCTGCAAGCCAG ATGAACTCCCGATGGATCCACTGCCGAACTTGCCGCCGACGAGGTCGCTGCAGTGCTTCGAGGACGAACAG GTGTACAGCTGCTGCGAGGGCGCGTACAGGCTAAACCCATCGGGAATCATCGCCGTTCCCGTCGGCGCGGTGGACTACTACTGCGGCGGCGCGTGCGTGGTGGAGACGGAGGACGTGCTCAACTGCGTGGCCAGCGCCCTGGACGGCTTCGCCTTCTACAACGGGGCCTCCGTGGAGGACGTGCGCTACGCACTCAGGCGGGGCTGCAGCCACACCGCCAGAAGAGGTCCCCAAGTTTCTCGCCTACTAGCTCATCTCTCTCTACGTACCAGCCAAGCTAGATCGACTACCAGTCTCCGCAGCAGTGCATTCGGAACGACCGCTGACAAACTGACAGGCTCGTGTTCCTGTCAGCGCAGGCGACTTCAACGATTTGGAGCCGCATCTGGGCGACTACCCTGA
- the LOC100278949 gene encoding uncharacterized protein isoform X3, translating to MDPLPNLPPTRSLQCFEDEQVYSCCEGAYRLNPSGIIAVPVGAVDYYCGGACVVETEDVLNCVASALDGFAFYNGASVEDVRYALRRGCSHTARRGPQVSRLLAHLSLRTSQARSTTSLRSSAFGTTADKLTGSCSCQRRRLQRFGAASGRLP from the exons ATGGATCCACTGCCGAACTTGCCGCCGACGAGGTCGCTGCAGTGCTTCGAGGACGAACAG GTGTACAGCTGCTGCGAGGGCGCGTACAGGCTAAACCCATCGGGAATCATCGCCGTTCCCGTCGGCGCGGTGGACTACTACTGCGGCGGCGCGTGCGTGGTGGAGACGGAGGACGTGCTCAACTGCGTGGCCAGCGCCCTGGACGGCTTCGCCTTCTACAACGGGGCCTCCGTGGAGGACGTGCGCTACGCACTCAGGCGGGGCTGCAGCCACACCGCCAGAAGAGGTCCCCAAGTTTCTCGCCTACTAGCTCATCTCTCTCTACGTACCAGCCAAGCTAGATCGACTACCAGTCTCCGCAGCAGTGCATTCGGAACGACCGCTGACAAACTGACAGGCTCGTGTTCCTGTCAGCGCAGGCGACTTCAACGATTTGGAGCCGCATCTGGGCGACTACCCTGA